The region GGCGAGCACCGCCTCGGGGGAGTCCACCGCCGTCGCCCCGAACCGCTCCACCGCCGCCGCGGTGGCCGCCGCCACCGGGTCGCTGACGACCAGGGTGTCCACCGCGTCGAGCCCGGCGAGGGTCGCCGCGTGGAAGGCGCCGATCCGGCCCAGTCCCAGGATGCCGATACGCATGAGATTGCTCCTAAAGCCAGTGAGGGTGTGCCCGCCGAGGGAGGGGCGAGAGGGGAGGGGCGAGAGGGGAGGGGAGTTCGGGGAGGGACAGGGGATCAGTCGAGTCCGCCGAAGACGATCTGGTCCCAGTCGATGACCGAGCCCGTGACCACCCCGCTGCGGTCGGAGAGCAGGAAGACGACGAAGTCGGCGATCTCGTCGACCTGGCCCAGCTTGCCCATCGGCTGGGTCTTCGCCGCTTTCTCCCGCCAGTCGTCGCCCGCGCCGTGGAAGGTGCGCTGGGTCTCCTCCTCACCCTCGGTGTCCGTCCAGCCGATGTTGAGGCCGTTGATCCGGACCCGTTCCCAGCGGTGCGCGTGGGCGGCGTTGCGGGTGAGGCCCATGAGCCCGGCCTTGGCGGCGACGTACGGGGCGAGGAAGGACTGCCCGCCGTGCGCGGCGGACGTGATGATGTTGACGACGGTGCCCGGCGCCCCCCGGTCCACCAGGTGCTGGACGGCGGCCTGCATCGCGAAGAACGGCGCCCGCAGGTTGATCGCCACGTGCGCGTCGAACAGTTCCGGCGTGGTGTCCAGGAGCGTGCCGCGTGACGTCAGCCCGGCCGCGTTCACCAGGCAGTCGATCCGCCCGTGGGCGGCCACGACCTGCTCGACACTGCCGCGCGCCTGCGCGGGATCGGTCAGATCGGCCCGTACGAACGTGGCGCCGGTCTGAGCGGCGAACTTCTCGCCGAGCTCGGTGCGGCGCCCGGTGAAGGCGACCGTGGCGCCCTCGCGCAGCGCCGCGCGCACGATGCCCGCGCCGACTCCCTGGCTGCCGCCGTTGACGAGGACGACCTTGTCCTCGAGCAGTTGGTTCATGAGTGTGGTGCCGTCCTTTTCCGTTCCAGCCAGAGCTACAGCTACGGGTATGTCTACGACTTCCGGCGCGGTGACATTTCTGCCAGTCTCATGAGGCCGGGACCGTCAATCAATCCGCAGAGAACCATCAAAAACCCCTCATCGATCTCCGTGGTCACGGGACGCAGCGAAGGAACCCATGGGACATCCGTATACGATCCGCGAGATCGCCCGGCAGGCCGGACTGAGCGAGGCGACGGTCGACCGGGTCCTCAACCATCGCGGCGGCGTGCGTGAGAGCACGGCGCGGGAGGTGCAGCAGGCCATCAAGGACCTGGACCGGCAGCGCACCCAGGTCCGCATCGGCGGCCGCACCTTCATGATCGACATCGTGATGCAGACCCCGGAGCGGTTCTCCTCGGCGGTACGCGACGCCCTGGAGGCCGAACTGCCGTCCCTGCACCCGGCGATCGTGCGCTCACGGTTCCACTTCCGTGAGACGGACCCCGCGGCGGAGCTGGTGAAGGACCTCGACAGGATCGCCGCGCGCGGTTCGCAGGGAGTGATCCTCAAGGCCCCGGAGGTCCCCGAGGTCACCGCCGCGGTCGGCCGGCTGGTGGCGGCCGGCATCCCGGTGGTCACGCTGGTGACGGATCTGCCCAGCAGTCCGCGGCTGGCGTACGTCGGCATCGACAACCGGGCCGCCGGAGCCACCGCCGCCTACCTGATACGCCAGTGGCTCGCCGACCGTCCGGGCCATGTGCTCGTCACGATCAGCCGGGGATCCTTCCGGAACGAGGAGGAGCGGGAGATGGGGTTCCGCAGCGGGATGCGTGCCGGCGGGCCCGTGCGCCGACTGGTCGAGATCACGGACAGCGACGGGCTGGACTCCACCCAGCGGGCCCTGGTCCTGGCGGCTCTGGAGCGGGATCCGGAGATCAACGCCGTCTACTCCATCGGCGGCGGCAACACCGCGACCATCGATGCCTTCGCGGCGCTCGGCCGGGGGGTACTGGCCTTCGTCGCGCACGACCTGGACCACGACAACACCCGGCTGCTGGCGGAGGGGAAGCTGTCCGCGGTGCTCCACCACGACCTGCGCCAGGACATGCGGCGCGCCTGCCAGACCATCATGCGGGCCCAGCAGGCGCTGCCGGACGAGGGCCCGTTCCTGCCGTCGGCGATCCAGGTGGTGACGCCGTACAACATGCCGCCGTACAACATGCCGCCGGTGTGAGAATCCCGCACCCGCAGGGGGAGACGTCTACGAGGTCGGGCCCAACGGCTGTCCCGCGGGGCCGCTCTCCCGCGCGTGCGCCACGCCGCCGATGTCGGTGCCCGCCCAGGTCAGCGCCGTCCAGCCCTCCTCGGGTGAGCCCTCAAGGATCACGATGTCGGTGTTGTCCAGCCGGTGGTCGGCCGCAAAGGACATGTCGACGTTGTGCGCCCGGGCCGCCGTCCACACCCGGATCGCTGCGCCGTGGCTGACCATGGCGACGCTGCCCGCGCCGGTCGCCGCGGCCTCCGCGACCACCGCGTCGAACCGGCCCAGCGCCTCGGTGCCGTTCTCGCCGCCCGGCATCCGCAGCCCGGTGTCCCCGGCCACCCAGGCGAACGCCGTCGTGAAGTACGTCCTGGCCGCCTCGGTGTCGCCGCGCAACATCTCCAGGTCCCCGGCCTCCAGCTCACGGATGCCGTCCCGTACGACCATCTCGAGGCCGCGGGCGGCCGCCAGCGGGGCGGCCGTCAGCTGGGTACGGGTCAGTGTGGAGACGTACAGGAGGTCGATGTCCACATCCGCGAGCGTCTGGGGCAGCGCGGCGGCCTGCTTCTCGCCGAGGGCGGTCAGACCCGGGCCGGGGACTGCGGTGTCGAGGAGGAACGCCACGTTGGACGGGGTCTGGCCGTGGCGGATGAGGATCAGGCGCATACGGTCACCCTCTCAGACGGCGCTACGACGGACGCGGCGGCCCGGGCGGCGGGGCAGCCCCAACAGAGCGGTGCTGCGCCCAGGGCGGTCGGGGCAGCCCACGAGACAGAGCGGTGCTGCGCCCCGGCCGCCGCCCCGCGCTTCAGCCGCCGACCGTGAACCAGGTCGCCCGGGACTTCTTCCACTCGGGGTGGGTGAGGTCCTTGGCCTCCGTGCCGTCGCCGTACAGGTCGGCGGAGCCGTCGTCGGTGATCAGCTGGGCGCGGGCGCCGGGAACGGTGAGATCCGGGACGTCGACGACCGACTCCCAGCCGCCCGGGTCCGAGGTGGGCAGGTCGAGCCGCTTGACCGGGGTGTGCGCCGGGTCGCCGTCCCAGGAGTAGAGGGCGTACGGGTCGGAGTTGTCGTCGGCGGCCCAGGAGCCCGCGACGATCAGGTACTGGTTCGCGGCGTTCTTGCGCAGGTCGCGCACGGAGAGACCGCCGAGGTCCAGCTCGACCGGCGTCCCGAAGACGGCCTTGGCGCCGCTGCCGACCACCTTGTCGATGTTCGTGACGGGCACGAGGAGCGCCTTGCCGCCGGCGACCGCAGGGGCGAGCGGCGCGCGGAAGCCGAGGTACGCGGTCGTCGTCGACCCCGGCGCGAACTCCAGCCCCTCCACGTTGAACCCGTCGATCTGCTTGGGGACCTGGCCGTCGGCGGTGCCCGCCGCGAAGCCGTAGCGGTCACCGTGGGCCTCGTCCCAGGCGACGAGGTCGTCGCGGAGCTTCCGGTACGAGCCGCCGTACGACAGCACGGTCGCCGCGCCCGAACCGCCGACCTTGGTGGTGAAGAC is a window of Streptomyces mirabilis DNA encoding:
- a CDS encoding SDR family oxidoreductase, which gives rise to MNQLLEDKVVLVNGGSQGVGAGIVRAALREGATVAFTGRRTELGEKFAAQTGATFVRADLTDPAQARGSVEQVVAAHGRIDCLVNAAGLTSRGTLLDTTPELFDAHVAINLRAPFFAMQAAVQHLVDRGAPGTVVNIITSAAHGGQSFLAPYVAAKAGLMGLTRNAAHAHRWERVRINGLNIGWTDTEGEEETQRTFHGAGDDWREKAAKTQPMGKLGQVDEIADFVVFLLSDRSGVVTGSVIDWDQIVFGGLD
- a CDS encoding LacI family DNA-binding transcriptional regulator produces the protein MGHPYTIREIARQAGLSEATVDRVLNHRGGVRESTAREVQQAIKDLDRQRTQVRIGGRTFMIDIVMQTPERFSSAVRDALEAELPSLHPAIVRSRFHFRETDPAAELVKDLDRIAARGSQGVILKAPEVPEVTAAVGRLVAAGIPVVTLVTDLPSSPRLAYVGIDNRAAGATAAYLIRQWLADRPGHVLVTISRGSFRNEEEREMGFRSGMRAGGPVRRLVEITDSDGLDSTQRALVLAALERDPEINAVYSIGGGNTATIDAFAALGRGVLAFVAHDLDHDNTRLLAEGKLSAVLHHDLRQDMRRACQTIMRAQQALPDEGPFLPSAIQVVTPYNMPPYNMPPV
- a CDS encoding histidine phosphatase family protein produces the protein MRLILIRHGQTPSNVAFLLDTAVPGPGLTALGEKQAAALPQTLADVDIDLLYVSTLTRTQLTAAPLAAARGLEMVVRDGIRELEAGDLEMLRGDTEAARTYFTTAFAWVAGDTGLRMPGGENGTEALGRFDAVVAEAAATGAGSVAMVSHGAAIRVWTAARAHNVDMSFAADHRLDNTDIVILEGSPEEGWTALTWAGTDIGGVAHARESGPAGQPLGPTS